ATATCAGGGTGTATCAAGAACACAGCATCACTTCCAGGGACAGTCCTAGTAGGATACTAACCTGAGTCTAATCACAAAAAAGCCACAGACAAAACCTAATTGAAAGCCATGCTACAAAATAACAactcttcaaaagtgtcaagaCTGTGAAAAGGGGAGGACAGACTGAGGATAAGTTTTCCTGACCAATAGAGGCTGAAgtggggcttcctcggtggctcagcggtaaagaatccacctgcaatgcaggagatgcagtttcgatccctgggtagggaagatcccctggagaagggcatgacaacccactccagtattcttgcctggaaatctagtagacagaggagcctggcaggctacagtccatggagttgcaaagaatcagacagaactgagcagctaaacaacaagaaGCTGAAGTGTCATGGTGAAGAATTGCAACGTGTGATTCTGGACTGAGTCCTTTTACTACAGTGATTTCACTGGAGCATTTGATgaaatttaaaaggtaaaaactaGAGATTAGGTATTAATTTCCTGATGTTATTCAATGAAATTAGATGTTAATTTCCTGGCTTTATTCAATGTCTGTTTCCTTATGTTGATTGTTACGTAGTATAGGAAAATGCCCTTGTTTGTAGGAATTGCACACTGAAGTATTTGGGGGTGCTGGGGCTCAGGTTGGCAACTTACTTTCAAATTATTTAAGGTAAGAaaagttccctgtactatacttGCAACCTTTTTGTGtcaggcaggatcttagttccttggcagggatcaaactcacgccccctgcggtggaagcagagtcttaaccattggacagaccaccagggaagtcccaacaactTTTCTGTGTTTGCATTAGCTTCAAAATAAATATCACTAACATGTGACGAGATGAGTAAAGAGTGTGCACGTAAAATATGTTGGCTCTTATTTCCAGGCACTTCATCAGTAAAAGTACTTTGGTGTTCTCCTGGGTTTGTGATGTTTGTATTTTTGGTCAGCTTATTTTAGTTTATAAATTATACTaacttgttttttcatttattaaatgttcACTTTCACAACTGATTTTTCTAGTCTTAAAGAAGGCCCTACAAAATTGTATGAGTTTCAGTCCCCATAAAACCAATATTCACGAGTGGCTTTTCTTTTAAAGgtaaggaagctgaggcacagaagcATGAAGTGACGTGCCCAGGTCGCTCAGCCAAGTGCTGAAGCAGGGTTTAGACCTAGCTCATCTAACTCTAGACTCTCCTTCCAGGGAATGCTGTGAAGACATAGGAAGATATAAGGGCATTAAATGAAGTTTATAAGCGCAAGAATTAAGATTATTATGCGATTTCCAAAAAGGTCCACTTTCACAAATTTTATACAATTGTATGATCATGTGAACACATGGCTAGGGCTTCGCCCAGCATCTTAGAGCAGCTTTTTTAGTATGTATGTGTGGCCATAAAATTGATGTCCTTAGTTTGACATTAAACCTAGGTGATCAACCTAATTATAATTTATCAAAATCTacttgtgcttttttaaaaagattattatgCGACTTTAATTGCATGAAAGATGCGTGCCTGTCCGTGGGGCCTGTTTGCCTCAGTTCCTCAGTCAGGGGAAGGGGGGAGCAAAGTCCTCCTCCAGTATGCCAGAAAGTGCTTGGAGTTTGACACCTAGGGCCTCACTTTGTCCTCACAGCACAGCCCTGCAAGCAGGCACTGTCCTGAGTGACGCTCTGAGGCCCACAGAGATTTGGGGTTCGGCCCACAGTCACACAACTGGGAAGAGAGAGAGCCAGGAGAGGATGTCGGGGGTGGCGATGGTTGCCCAACAGTGTGTCAGCAGAAGGCTTGCCAGGCTGGGCTTGCCAAGGTCCACAGACCTGACATAGCCAAGGACCTTGCCACCAGCATTCACGACCCGGGCCCCAGCATCCGAGACAGctgcctggggacagaggagccatgcagCTGGCTGCAGAGCAACGTTTCTGCCCAGATCATAAGTGGGCAACATCTGCAGCAGTGAGGTGCGGGCCCAGGTCGTCACCAGCTCTGGCTGCACAACTGGCCCAGTGGGTCCAGGGGAACAAGTAAGGATTTTGGAGTCAGACTGATCTGGACTCTGTCTCTTTTTAgtgatgtgaacttgggcaagtcactttacctCTTTGAGTCTCAAAAAGTAAGAATCTTGCCTCAGAAGGAAGCTCTGAAAATTAGAGtggaaagtgcctggcacatagtaggtgctcaataaacagtaGTATTTCACAATCATTCTGCCAGGGCTTCTCAGAAGACAAGGGCCCTTCAAGAGGTCCAGGAATCCAGGCTGGGGAGAAAGAGTTCTTAAGGACCTTATTTTTGCAGGCCTCCCCGCCACCCAGAACTTGGGGTCCGAGGAAGGGGGCCTCCTTCTAGACTGCACAGCCAGGCAAAGTCTTCCCAGCTCCCCCAGGATCCTGGCTCCCTTCCCTGCTGCCTGTTCCTTACTGACAACAGGAGCAGGGCCTCAAGGTTAGGCAAACAAGCAAGTGATAAGGCGCTTCCAGGTTGGGCCTTGCGTTCAAGGCTCGTCCGGCTCTGGGGCTGGCTCCCCTGCTGAGCGCAAGTCCTGCAGGCACCAATAGGGACACCTGCCATGGCCACCTGCTGATTGTGCACCTGAGGCCTTGGTGCCCTGGTACAGCCTGGGTTAATGACCCTGTTTATCCACTTGAATCATCTGATAAAGGGCAGCGGGGCCAGCGGGCAGGCAGCCCTGTGCCCTGCACCCGCTGCTTCATTGACTGAAGTGATATCGGGGCCACGTGGAGCTCCCAAggctccctcccccaccacttCCCCCTGGGTCCTGCCAGGGTCAgcgtgagtttctttttttttttttcaatgaacatGACTTTTGGAGTCAAGGTTGTTGGGCggttcccccctccctcccccatttgGGGATATAAATAGCACCCACGGCACCAAGCCGAGGGTGGGAGAGCCAGCAGGAAGGCGAAGCAGATCCTCGACCATGAGCTCCAGCCAGCCAGGGCCCTGCCCGTGCCAGGGTGCTGCAGGCCACCCGACCATTCTGTATACACTTCTGAGCCCCAGAGTCAGGGACCGGCCTTCCGTGGCCCCAGCCCGCGGCCGCTGCCTGTGCAGGCAGCACCGGCCTGTCCAGCTGTGTGCGCCCCATCGCACCTGCCGGGAGGCCCTGGATGTTCTGGCCAAGACGCTGGCCTTCCTCAGGAACCTGCCGTCTTTCTGCCAGCTGCCCCACCATGATCGGAGGCAGCTGCTGCGGGGCTGCTGGGGGCCCCTCTTCCTGCTGGGGTTGGCCCAAGACACTGTGACCTTCCAGGTGGCCGAGGTCCCGATGCCTAGCATACTCAAGAAGATCCTGCTGGAGAAGCCCAGCAACGGGGCAGGCAGCAGCCAGCGGCCCGATCGGCCCCAGCCCTCGCTAGCTGAGGTGCAGTGGCTACAGTGCTGCCTGGAGTCCTTCTGGAGTCTGGAGCTGGGCCCCAAGGAATATGCCTACCTGAAAGGGACCATCCTCTTCAACCCTGGTGAGATCCCAGACACTCCTGGATGGGGGCCAAGGCTGGAGGGGGGCAGGGCTGAGGCAGGGAAAGACACATTCTAAGGACTTAACAACTGAAATCCCTTTGGGTCCTGATTATCTCCAAATAGCCATTTTGCAAAACAAGCTCAGAGAGGCTCAGTGACTTGCgaaaagtcacacagccaggtaggggaagagaaagaatggGGACTCAGGTCTATTGATGTCAGAATCTAGTCCTTACTGCTCTGCTAAGAAATTTCCCTGACCCttagggcagaagaaggggaggggagggtgggcagaCCTAGCTATGCCTTGGGCACGCCTTCATGAGCAGACTGCATGG
The window above is part of the Bos javanicus breed banteng chromosome 2, ARS-OSU_banteng_1.0, whole genome shotgun sequence genome. Proteins encoded here:
- the NR0B2 gene encoding nuclear receptor subfamily 0 group B member 2 encodes the protein MSSSQPGPCPCQGAAGHPTILYTLLSPRVRDRPSVAPARGRCLCRQHRPVQLCAPHRTCREALDVLAKTLAFLRNLPSFCQLPHHDRRQLLRGCWGPLFLLGLAQDTVTFQVAEVPMPSILKKILLEKPSNGAGSSQRPDRPQPSLAEVQWLQCCLESFWSLELGPKEYAYLKGTILFNPDVPGLYASSHIRHLQQEAHQALWEVLEPWCPAGQSRLARVLLTASTLKSIPPSLLGDLFLRPVIGDVDIADLLEDMLLLS